Within Pseudomonas cichorii, the genomic segment GTTCGGCCTGGGTGCCGGGGTATGGACCCGCGACATCAACCGCGCTTACCGCGTCGGTCGTGCCATCAAGGCCGGTCGCGTCTGGACCAACTGCTACCACCTGTATCCGGCGCATGCGGCGTTCGGTGGTTACAAGAAATCCGGCGTAGGTCGCGAAACCCATAAAGTGGCGCTGGAGCATTACCAACAGACCAAGAACCTGCTGGTGAGCTACGACACCCATCCGCTGGGGTTCTTCTAACGAGCCTTTTGTTCGCGAATGAATTCGCTCCCACCGATCCGTGTGGGGCGGATTCATCCGCGAACAAGCCAACGCACCAATCCCGGGCAACCCACGCCCCGCGTTAAGGCAACGCCCGCTCAATCACACCCCGGCACCCCACAAATTCGCACTTCCATTCACTATGGAGTATTAATTGCTTACATCGCTTCCCACAGTCGCTTGAACCGGAACGTCACCGGTTTGACCGAAAGACCACGTCCGACGCCAACGGCGGGACGTCATGGAGAATCTGTATGGCAAGCTTTTCCCAGGCTATCGGTGCGCTGACGTACCGTTTCGACAGCCTCAAGGACGTGATGGCAAAAGCCAGTCCAGCCCGCTCCGGCGATTTTCTGGCCGGGGTTGCAGCGCAAAACGATGGTGAGCGAGTCGCCGCACAAATGGCGCTGGCCAATATTCCCCTCAAGCACTTCCTTGAAGAAGCGCTGATCCCTTACGAACAAGACGAAGTCACCCGCCTGATTATCGATACCCACGACAAGCTGGCCTTTGCCACCGTCAGCCACCTGACCGTGGGCGGTTTTCGTGACTGGCTGCTCAGCGACAAGGCCGACGAAACCAGCCTTCGCGCCCTGGCTCCCGGCCTGACGCCGGAGATGGCCGCCGCCGTCTCGAAAATCATGCGCGTGCAGGACCTGGTGCTGGTGGCGCAGAAGATTCGCGTCGTAACACGCTTTCGCAACACCGTAGGCCTGCGCGGACGCCTGTCGACGCGGCTGCAACCCAATCACCCGACCGACGAGCCATCGGGCATTGCGGCCAGCGTGCTGGACGGCCTGCTGTACGGCAACGGCGATGCCATGATCGGCATCAACCCGGCTACCGACAGCACCTCGTCCATCGTCGCACTGCTGGAAATGCTGGATGCGATCATTCAGCGTTATGAGATCCCGACTCAATCCTGTGTGCTGACTCACGTCACCACTTCCATTGAAGTGATCAATCGCGGCGTACCGGTCGATCTGGTTTTTCAATCCATCACCGGCACCGAGGCTGCCAACGCCAGCTTCGGGATCAACCTGAAGCTGCTGCAGGAAGGCTACGAAGCAGGCCTGAGCCTCAATCGCGGAACGCTCGGGCAGAACCTGATGTATTTCGAGACCGGTCAAGGCAGCGCGCTGTCGGCCAACGCTCACCATGGCGTGGACCAACAGACCTGCGAAACCCGCGCCTACGCCGTGGCCCGGCATTTCAATCCGTTTCTGGTCAATACCGTAGTGGGCTTCATTGGCCCGGAATACCTCTACAACGGCAAACAGATCATCCGCGCCGGGCTCGAAGACCACTTCTGCGGCAAGCTGCTGGGCGTGCCCATGGGCTGCGACATCTGCTACACCAACCACGCCGAAGCCGACCAGGACGACATGGACACCTTGCTGACGCTGCTGGGCGTGGCGGGGATCAACTTCATCATGGGCATCCCCGGCTCGGACGACATCATGCTCAATTACCAGACCACCTCTTTCCATGACGCGCTCTATGCGCGGCAGAGCCTGGGCTTACGCCCTGCCCCCGAATACGAGGCCTGGCTGGAAAAAATGGGCATCTTCACCCAGGCCGATGGCCATGTGCGCTTTGGCGACAGCCTGCCACCGGCCTTTCGCCAGGCTCTGGCGCACCTGGCATGAGTGAACTTTCCATGACCGACGACACACTTCCCAACCCATGGCTGGAATTGCGCCGCCTGACCCCGGCGCGCATTGCCCTGGGCCGTACCGGCACCAGCCTGCCGACCAACGCACAACTGGACTTCCAGTTCGCCCACGCCCAGGCCCGGGACGCGGTGCACTTACCCTTCGATCATGCAGGGCTGAGCGCCCAACTGGCAGAAAAAGGCCGTGAAACGCTGCTGGTGCACAGCGCCGCCGCAGATCGCCACAGCTACCTGCAACGCCCGGACCTGGGACGACGCCTGGACGAAGACTCGGCCAAACAGTTGAAGGATTACGCTGCCGCCCATCCCGGCGGCGTCGATCTGGCCATCGTGGTTGCCGATGGTCTGTCATCACTGGCCGTTCATCGCCATACCGTCCCGTTCCTGGCGCGCATGGAAGAACAGGCCACCGCCGAAGGCTGGACGCTGTCCCCCGTGATTCTGGTGGAGCAGGGCCGCGTCGCCATCGCCGATGAAATCGGTGAACTACTGGGCGCAAAGATGGTGGTGATCCTGATCGGCGAGCGCCCGGGCCTGAGTTCCCCGGACAGTCTGGGTCTATATTTTACCTATGCGCCCAAGGTTGGCCTGAACGACGCCCATCGAAACTGCATCTCCAATGTGAGACTGGAGGGCCTGAGTTACGCAATGGCGGCTCATCGCTTGCTTTATCTGATGCGTGAAGCCTGCCGGCGACAGGTTTCGGGGGTGAACCTCAAGGATGAAGCCGAATTGAAGACTGTGGAATCGGATAACGCAGCCGATAACAAGGGTAACTTCCTGCTCGCAGGCCCGGTTGAGCCGCTTTAGATTGCGCTTTCTAAAGCCAGTCGGCAGCATCGAACCGTCGCCCGAGCACACTGCATTCGCCCATAGTGAAGTTGAGGCCCAATCATGCGGATCATAAAAGCAACTCTTGAACACCTGGACCTGCTCTGCCCGCTGTTCATCAAATATCGCGAATTTTATGGCGAGTTGCCCTTCCCGGATTCGTCACGCGACTTTCTGGAAAAGCGTCTGCGCCGCGATGAGTCCGTGATCTATCTGGCACTGGCCAAGGATGACGACACTAAAGTGCTGGGCTTCTGCCAGCTCTACCCAAGCTTCTCGTCGCTGTCGCTCAAGCGCGTGTGGATTCTCAACGACATCTACGTCGCCGAAGACTCCCGCCGCCAACTGGTCGCAGACCACCTGATGAAGCATGCCAAACAGATGGCCAAGGAAACCCATGCCGTGCGCATGCGTGTGTCCACCAGCAGCGACAACGAAGTGGCACACAAGGTCTATGAGTCCATTGGTTTCAAGGAAGATACCCAGTTCAAGAACTACGTATTGCCGATCAACTGATCTCTGCGTCTTTTCTTCGCGACTGAAGTCACTCCTCACTCAGGTAGGACTTCAGTCGCGAAAAACACTCCCACCTGTTTATCCCTCTATAATGCCGCGCGTACCGCACAGTAGTTTCTTCCGCACGTGCCCTGTTCCAAGGGTCTGGCCTCAGGTATACCAATGGAATTCAACCCCCTAGACTTCATCCTGCACCTCGATGTGTATCTCGACATGCTGGTAGACAACTACGGCACCTGGATCTACGCCATCCTGTTCTTGGTGATTTTCTGTGAGACAGGGTTGGTCATCATGCCCTTCCTGCCTGGCGACTCGCTGCTGTTCATCGCGGGTGCAGTAGCAGCCGGTGGCGGCATGGACCCGGTTCTGCTGGGCGGGCTTCTGATGCTGGCAGCCATATTGGGCGACAGCACCAACTACATCATCGGGCGAACCGCCGGAGAGAAGCTGTTCAACAACCCGGACTCGAAAGTCTTCCGCCGCGACTACCTGATTCGCACTCAGGTGTTCTACGCACGCCATGGCGGCAAGACCGTGACACTGGCGCGCTTCCTGCCGATCATTCGTACCTTCGCGCCCTTCGTCGCGGGCGTTGGCCGGATGAACTACCTGCGCTTCCTGGGCTTCAGCGTGCTGGGCTCGATCCTGTGGGTCGGCAGT encodes:
- a CDS encoding DedA family protein, which produces MEFNPLDFILHLDVYLDMLVDNYGTWIYAILFLVIFCETGLVIMPFLPGDSLLFIAGAVAAGGGMDPVLLGGLLMLAAILGDSTNYIIGRTAGEKLFNNPDSKVFRRDYLIRTQVFYARHGGKTVTLARFLPIIRTFAPFVAGVGRMNYLRFLGFSVLGSILWVGSLVTLGVYFGNVPFIKQNLTLLVLVIILISLLPMIIGLIRSRTGRSADAR
- the eutC gene encoding ethanolamine ammonia-lyase subunit EutC, which gives rise to MSELSMTDDTLPNPWLELRRLTPARIALGRTGTSLPTNAQLDFQFAHAQARDAVHLPFDHAGLSAQLAEKGRETLLVHSAAADRHSYLQRPDLGRRLDEDSAKQLKDYAAAHPGGVDLAIVVADGLSSLAVHRHTVPFLARMEEQATAEGWTLSPVILVEQGRVAIADEIGELLGAKMVVILIGERPGLSSPDSLGLYFTYAPKVGLNDAHRNCISNVRLEGLSYAMAAHRLLYLMREACRRQVSGVNLKDEAELKTVESDNAADNKGNFLLAGPVEPL
- a CDS encoding GNAT family N-acetyltransferase; its protein translation is MRIIKATLEHLDLLCPLFIKYREFYGELPFPDSSRDFLEKRLRRDESVIYLALAKDDDTKVLGFCQLYPSFSSLSLKRVWILNDIYVAEDSRRQLVADHLMKHAKQMAKETHAVRMRVSTSSDNEVAHKVYESIGFKEDTQFKNYVLPIN
- a CDS encoding ethanolamine ammonia-lyase subunit EutB, which codes for MASFSQAIGALTYRFDSLKDVMAKASPARSGDFLAGVAAQNDGERVAAQMALANIPLKHFLEEALIPYEQDEVTRLIIDTHDKLAFATVSHLTVGGFRDWLLSDKADETSLRALAPGLTPEMAAAVSKIMRVQDLVLVAQKIRVVTRFRNTVGLRGRLSTRLQPNHPTDEPSGIAASVLDGLLYGNGDAMIGINPATDSTSSIVALLEMLDAIIQRYEIPTQSCVLTHVTTSIEVINRGVPVDLVFQSITGTEAANASFGINLKLLQEGYEAGLSLNRGTLGQNLMYFETGQGSALSANAHHGVDQQTCETRAYAVARHFNPFLVNTVVGFIGPEYLYNGKQIIRAGLEDHFCGKLLGVPMGCDICYTNHAEADQDDMDTLLTLLGVAGINFIMGIPGSDDIMLNYQTTSFHDALYARQSLGLRPAPEYEAWLEKMGIFTQADGHVRFGDSLPPAFRQALAHLA